GCACCTCGACCACGTCCACAACCAGCGGCCCTCCGTCACGCTCCGCTCCGCGCCCGCCGAGCCACGACACCGCCGGCGCGAGCGCGTAGCCGACCCACAGGGCGAGCAGATGGATCATCAGCGAGACGGCGAAAAACCTGAGGATCCCGTCATCGCCCGGCGGTCCGCCCGCATATGGAAAAAATATTTTTGTTGACATGAAATGGTCTTCGGTCGATAATATCCTCGTAGGAAAAACTGTATCTCATCGACGCGTTCCGTCCTTGTTATTGTAAGGCCCAGCGTCGGCATACTGCAAGGTTTTTCCCCGCAGCGGCCGACACCGAGGGATTTTCCCGACGATCCCGGGGCCCGGACGGCTTGATCAAACGATTCGGAGGGGAACGGAGGGGAGAGAGATGTTTGGCTTGGGAACGACGGAGCTCATCCTTATACTGGTCATAGTGCTCATCATCTTCGGTGTCGGCAGGCTCCCCGAGATCGGCTCGGGCATGGGCAAGGCCATCAAGAATTTCAAGAAGGCCACCGAAGAGGCCGAGATAGACATAACGCCCGACGAGGCCAAGGAAAAGGACAAGCTCCA
Above is a window of Deltaproteobacteria bacterium DNA encoding:
- the tatA gene encoding twin-arginine translocase TatA/TatE family subunit; the encoded protein is MFGLGTTELILILVIVLIIFGVGRLPEIGSGMGKAIKNFKKATEEAEIDITPDEAKEKDKLQADADAAKKVGGEKPEKHTVA